The window CGGTGTGGGCCACCATCAACCAGCCCGTCACCCGCTTCTTCGCCACCCACACCGGCGGACTGCCGCTCACCGCGTCAGAAGTCCACACGTTGTGGCTGACAGGCGGAATCGCTATCGGCCTGCTCTCCGCCGCTACCCGTGCTTTCGCAGCCCGCTTGACCTGGGCGCTGTGGGGAGCAGCAACCATCTGGATGACCTGGACCGGCACACCCGCCACCACACGCCCCACAGCAGCCGGCCTGACCGCCCTCGTCTGGGGAACCGCCTCCGTCATCGCGCTCAACGGCCTCGGCTCACGCCCCCGCGTCACCACCATCAACCTCATCGGTGACGTCCACGGTGCCCTCCAAAAGCACCATTCCGCAGACTCGCCCGAGAGCAACACGAACGGCCAAGAAACCAACAGCACACAGCAACCACCAGCTGCCTCTGCATGATCTGCGCCGTCTACGGACCCTTCAGACGGCTCGGCGCCCACTTCCGCGCGGCTGGCGCTGGTTCTGAGCCATCCTGGAGCCGAACGGGTGGGAATGGCGGTTTACATGGCGAGTAGTGAGGCGATTTGCCTAGGCTGCCTCGGCATGAAGGGGCGGCCATCGGGGCCCGCCTCACGGTGATGGCTGCGGGAGAACAACCGGTGAACCGCAAAGGCGGGTACGGCAAGTTGGTGCGGGACCGGATTCCGCAGATCATCCGCGAGAAGGGAGCCGAGCCGGTCACCTACGTCGCGGGTCCAGAGGAGTACCGCAACCGTCTACGGGACAAGCTCGGCGAGGAGGTCGCCGAGTTCCTGGCGGCTGACGACACCGAGGCGCCGGAGGAGCTTGCGGACGTACTGGAGGTCCTGCACGCGCTCGCCGCGGTCCTGGGGGTCGACGCGGGGCAGCTGGAGAAGATCCGCGAGATCAAGGCGAGTGAGCGCGGAGGCTTCGCGGATCGGATCGTCTGGACCGGCAACCGCTAACCGCGCGGCTCATTCGGCCGTCGTTTGGTACGCAATGTCGTATGCGACTGCATGCGTTCGTTGGTACGCGACTTCGTGCACCAGGTTGCAGGCAGCCGAGGATGTTCGCTGGTACGCCTTACGTCGTCGGCTTGGTCAGGACGGCGTAGCAGACCCCGGGCAACGGCAGCACCGGGGCGCCCTCAGCTGGCTGGAGGCCGGCCTGGCGGGCGAGGGCGGTGATCTCGCCGCCGGCGATGCCGCGCTGGAAGGTCCCCTTGGACTGGCTGGACCAGAATCCGTCGTGGTGGATGCTCCAGCCGCCGTCCGCAGCGGCCTTGGTGATTTCCTCGGGCGAGCGGGTGACTGCCACGACATACCCGCCGGGGCGGGCGAAGGACGCCGCGTCCTTGAGAGCCTGGATCCGCTGCCAGGGGTCGGGCAGCACGTTGAGGACGAACATCGAAGTGACCAGGTCGAACTCACTCCGCTGGGGCCGGGGCCAGCCGAAGTCGTCGTGGGGGTCGAAGCCTTCCGCGTCCAGGCCCGTCGAGCGGTAGTGGGCGACGTCGGCGCCGCGGCCGCATCCGTGGTCCAGGATGCTCCGGATGCCGAGCGGGCCGGTCAGGTGCTTGGTCACCGCCCGGGAGGCCGGTGAGGGCGCCTGGCGGCTCATAGCGGTCTTATGGGGCTGGTACTCCCGCCTTGTTGAGGTGTCAGCCGGGTGGTCGCCGGTCAGCTCGCTCAGCGCGAAGAGCACGTCGTCCGGCTCGGCTGCCTGCAGGGTCAGAGGCAGGTCGATCAACAGCGCGGAGTGGTCGGTGAAGGACGCTGGACCACTTCGCACCGAGTCGTCCACGGTGATGGTGGTCGTCGCCGTCAGATGGTCGCTGAGCAGGGCGAGATCGCAGCGGAAGCGGCTGGGCCTGCCGTTGAAGACCCGTTCAAAGGTGAAGGCTGGCACCTCCTCGGCGGTGGTGTCGACCAGGCCCGCGACCCGCATCAGCTGCCGTAGAGCCGTGCGTTCGGCCTGGGTGGTGAAGTCACTAGTCTCCTCGCCGAACAGGCCGTCCGCGGGACGGGGCGCAAGGTTGAAGTCCCCGCAGACGAGCAGTGGGCGTCCCCTCTCGGCAGTCGCCATCATGGTGAGTTGGGTCAGTTGGGCGGCCCGGGAGGCACTGCCGTAGGAGTCGAGGTGCACCTGAAGGACGACGAGCCACTCCAGCTCGACCCGCTGCACCCACGGAGCAGGCGAGGACACGGCTGGCGGGGCAAGGTTCTCGTGGACCCAGGCGGCCAGGTGCCCGTCCCCGCCGGCGAACGCGAAGCCCGCCAGGGCTGGCGGCGTCCGGTCGGCAGGCTTGTACGGTTCCTGCGCGAGCACGATCTTCACGCCGTGCTCGCGCAGCCAGGTGGCAAGGTTGGAGCGGGCGCCGGTGGCGCCGAGACGCTTGTTGAGGTTGACCGAGGCCAGCAGCACGAAGGTCCTCCAGAGCGGGGATTACAGGGGCAGGGGCCTGCCGGAGGCAGCCTCGTCACGGAAGGCGTCCCACAGGATGTTCAGGGGGTGAGAGGCGTCGTACGTCTCGCGTTCCCCTTTCCGGGCGAAGACGCCGGAGACCAGCTGGAGCATGGGGGTGAAGTCGTCGGCGAAGTCGATGAGCCGGAAGCTCTCGCTGGTGGGCAGTCGCCCGTCGATGGCGGCCTGCCCAATCGAGCGGGCACACAGCATGCACCCATAGGTCATGCGGGAGCGCAGCAGGGCGAGTCCGTAATAGATGTCATCGA of the Streptomyces sp. NBC_01788 genome contains:
- a CDS encoding nucleoside triphosphate pyrophosphohydrolase, yielding MNRKGGYGKLVRDRIPQIIREKGAEPVTYVAGPEEYRNRLRDKLGEEVAEFLAADDTEAPEELADVLEVLHALAAVLGVDAGQLEKIREIKASERGGFADRIVWTGNR
- a CDS encoding methyltransferase domain-containing protein, with translation MLLASVNLNKRLGATGARSNLATWLREHGVKIVLAQEPYKPADRTPPALAGFAFAGGDGHLAAWVHENLAPPAVSSPAPWVQRVELEWLVVLQVHLDSYGSASRAAQLTQLTMMATAERGRPLLVCGDFNLAPRPADGLFGEETSDFTTQAERTALRQLMRVAGLVDTTAEEVPAFTFERVFNGRPSRFRCDLALLSDHLTATTTITVDDSVRSGPASFTDHSALLIDLPLTLQAAEPDDVLFALSELTGDHPADTSTRREYQPHKTAMSRQAPSPASRAVTKHLTGPLGIRSILDHGCGRGADVAHYRSTGLDAEGFDPHDDFGWPRPQRSEFDLVTSMFVLNVLPDPWQRIQALKDAASFARPGGYVVAVTRSPEEITKAAADGGWSIHHDGFWSSQSKGTFQRGIAGGEITALARQAGLQPAEGAPVLPLPGVCYAVLTKPTT